One window of Candidatus Nitrospira kreftii genomic DNA carries:
- a CDS encoding Citrate synthase produces the protein MPHDFMPGLAGVPAATSSISDVDGQRGILEYRGIRVETLCAESSYLETAYLLLFGHLPSATEFQQWNKDVTHHRRIKFRIVDLLKCLPEQGHPMDALQAAVAALGMFYPGRNVKNVENNYWSAVRLVAKLPTIVAAWARLRHGDDPIPPRDDLGFSENFLYMLTESVAPSLWADIFDDCLILHAEHTMNASTFTGLVTASTLADPYTVVASSIGALKGPLHGGANEEVVVMLREIGTADKARSYVTRAMESKKKLMGFGHRVYKVKDPRATVLQQLCRRLFAESGSSPLYEVALEVEAAAGESLSSKGIYPNVDFYSGIIYDKMGISVDLFTPLFAISRVSGWLAHWLEQLRENKLFRPDQIYSGEHNRPYVPIDQR, from the coding sequence ATGCCGCATGACTTCATGCCGGGTTTAGCCGGTGTTCCAGCCGCGACGTCATCGATCAGCGATGTCGATGGCCAGCGTGGGATTCTTGAGTATCGCGGGATTCGAGTCGAGACGCTCTGCGCCGAATCGTCCTACCTGGAAACAGCGTATCTTCTTCTCTTCGGCCACCTCCCGTCGGCCACCGAGTTCCAACAATGGAACAAGGACGTCACCCATCATCGACGCATCAAGTTCCGCATCGTCGATTTGCTGAAATGCTTGCCTGAACAGGGCCATCCGATGGACGCGTTGCAAGCAGCGGTGGCGGCGCTCGGGATGTTTTACCCAGGTCGCAACGTCAAGAACGTGGAAAATAACTATTGGAGCGCGGTGCGGCTCGTGGCTAAATTACCGACGATCGTGGCTGCCTGGGCGAGACTGCGGCACGGAGACGATCCGATCCCTCCGCGCGATGATCTCGGCTTCAGCGAGAACTTTTTGTACATGCTCACGGAGTCCGTGGCTCCGTCATTGTGGGCCGATATTTTCGATGACTGCCTCATTCTTCATGCCGAGCATACGATGAATGCGTCTACCTTTACCGGATTGGTGACGGCGTCGACTCTGGCCGATCCCTATACCGTCGTCGCGTCTTCTATCGGTGCCTTGAAAGGTCCCTTACACGGGGGCGCGAACGAGGAAGTGGTGGTGATGCTCAGAGAGATCGGCACCGCCGACAAGGCGCGGTCGTATGTCACACGCGCCATGGAGAGCAAGAAAAAGCTGATGGGATTCGGTCACCGTGTCTATAAAGTAAAAGATCCTCGTGCGACGGTGCTGCAACAACTCTGTCGCCGGCTATTTGCCGAATCAGGAAGCTCGCCGCTGTATGAAGTGGCCTTGGAAGTGGAAGCTGCGGCCGGAGAATCCTTGAGCAGCAAAGGTATCTATCCGAACGTGGATTTTTATTCAGGCATCATTTACGACAAAATGGGCATCAGCGTAGACCTCTTTACCCCGCTCTTTGCGATATCCCGAGTCTCGGGCTGGCTCGCCCATTGGCTGGAACAGTTGCGGGAAAATAAACTGTTCCGTCCCGACCAAATCTACTCCGGCGAGCACAATCGACCGTATGTGCCTATCGATCAACGCTAA
- a CDS encoding hypothetical protein (conserved protein of unknown function) produces the protein MLRWIRGQYFPSGFDEWCELVEASPDSGLPSLTFSKYVQEHRKGSWGAAAESFFTSVTKPETRWSYLRIDPSGDYIKHQLKLKFPEEHRTSAISTETTHAWRLSVSGIFKLLECINARVGLCSLQPIGGTPHVRLVNCMIRKLEIPAKSSIHPGEITLELDGSWIGTLVLAPGCLKNFRVTGGGIAQIECPPSDSQNPFAGEVSFKNTFVPSSSRETKLFCGPHAYRSLYAHLKKLDNSLMANLMRSRQLRSERAAEQGIANVANWIYGAFADYGMSPGKPICWVLGAYILAFVGCYNFDPGMLAKSDSFYVGAYSVLLDENGGRYTRSFLLPFHSIINPFGVFFDTRKIFVPTTGLGSMLLTLQGLFSDILLVMTALSIRRRYKAE, from the coding sequence ATGCTTCGATGGATCAGAGGTCAATACTTCCCATCTGGATTCGATGAGTGGTGTGAACTAGTAGAAGCTTCCCCTGATTCAGGTCTCCCCAGCCTTACTTTTTCAAAGTACGTGCAGGAGCACCGCAAAGGCAGTTGGGGTGCTGCTGCCGAATCGTTTTTTACTTCAGTCACAAAACCAGAGACGCGTTGGTCCTATCTCAGAATTGACCCTTCCGGTGATTACATCAAACACCAGCTAAAATTGAAGTTTCCCGAAGAGCACAGAACTAGCGCGATAAGCACAGAAACAACACATGCTTGGCGGTTGAGTGTCAGTGGAATCTTCAAGCTCTTGGAATGCATCAATGCAAGGGTGGGATTGTGTTCTCTACAACCTATAGGTGGAACGCCGCATGTACGATTAGTTAATTGCATGATCAGGAAATTAGAGATCCCGGCCAAATCATCAATCCATCCGGGTGAAATTACTTTGGAACTAGATGGCAGCTGGATTGGCACATTGGTACTCGCACCTGGCTGTCTAAAGAATTTTCGTGTGACCGGAGGAGGCATTGCGCAGATTGAATGTCCTCCGTCTGACAGTCAAAACCCCTTCGCCGGAGAAGTGTCGTTTAAAAATACTTTCGTTCCTTCCTCCTCAAGGGAAACCAAACTATTTTGTGGACCTCATGCCTATCGCAGTCTCTATGCCCACCTGAAGAAACTAGACAACTCACTGATGGCGAACTTAATGCGATCTCGCCAGCTTCGATCAGAACGAGCGGCGGAACAAGGAATTGCGAATGTTGCAAACTGGATCTATGGTGCATTCGCAGATTATGGGATGAGTCCAGGTAAGCCGATCTGTTGGGTGCTTGGTGCTTATATTCTTGCGTTCGTCGGTTGCTACAACTTTGATCCTGGCATGCTGGCAAAGTCAGATAGCTTTTACGTTGGAGCTTACTCTGTGCTGCTTGATGAAAACGGAGGCCGTTACACTCGATCTTTTCTACTTCCATTCCACTCGATCATTAATCCATTTGGGGTCTTCTTCGATACACGAAAGATATTCGTACCAACCACAGGTTTGGGGAGCATGCTGTTAACCCTTCAAGGGTTGTTCTCCGATATCCTCCTGGTCATGACAGCATTGAGTATTAGGCGAAGGTATAAAGCCGAGTAA
- a CDS encoding NADP-dependent malic enzyme: protein MSEIGPYSNYRLTVRLELSNTPGIFAKVAALLAEEQANLGAVDLVSATKTRMIRDITFDVQSEEHGEKVVARLGELPDVTVLSASDRIFLLHLGGKIRVVSKFPISTRNVLSMVYTPGVGRVSRAIAEDKSKVYTFTSKSNSVAVVSDGSAVLGLGNLGPEAALPVLEGKVMLFKELAGIDAWPICLNSQDPDEIVRIVQGIAPGFGGINLEDISAPRCFEIEQKLKQALDIPVMHDDQHGTAVVLLAALTNALKVTGKQLDQVRIVVNGLGAAGTACCRILLAAGATHLLGCDKEGIILYGEAEQLRACRTDLRACLTRDRPRGTLRQALKGADVFIGLSVGNVLTADDLDLMAPSSVVFALANPDPEVSPELGVSHAAIFATGRSDYPNQINNALAFPGIFRGALDVQTSEINETMKLAAAQAIANVIPENTLSEDYIIPSVFDKDVVPRVARAVAAAARATGVARRRAKPDDPTELE from the coding sequence ATGAGCGAGATCGGCCCCTATTCGAACTATCGGTTGACGGTCCGTCTGGAACTGTCGAATACCCCTGGCATTTTTGCCAAGGTAGCGGCACTCCTTGCGGAAGAGCAGGCGAATCTCGGGGCCGTCGATTTGGTCTCCGCAACAAAAACCCGCATGATTCGCGATATCACCTTTGACGTGCAGAGCGAGGAACACGGGGAAAAGGTCGTGGCTCGTCTCGGCGAATTACCCGATGTCACTGTGCTTTCAGCGTCTGATCGCATTTTTCTTCTTCATCTCGGAGGAAAGATCCGGGTCGTCAGCAAGTTTCCAATCAGTACCAGAAACGTCCTGTCGATGGTCTATACCCCGGGTGTCGGTCGTGTGTCGCGAGCGATCGCTGAAGACAAGTCCAAGGTCTATACCTTTACGAGCAAGAGTAACAGCGTGGCCGTTGTGTCTGATGGATCTGCGGTGTTGGGGTTGGGGAACCTTGGACCGGAAGCGGCGCTTCCGGTCTTGGAGGGCAAGGTGATGCTCTTCAAAGAACTCGCCGGGATCGATGCCTGGCCCATCTGCCTGAACAGCCAGGATCCTGATGAGATCGTTCGGATCGTTCAAGGGATCGCACCCGGGTTCGGCGGAATCAATTTGGAAGACATCAGCGCGCCGCGCTGCTTTGAGATCGAGCAGAAACTGAAACAAGCACTTGATATTCCAGTGATGCATGATGATCAGCACGGCACGGCCGTTGTCCTGCTCGCTGCGTTGACCAATGCCCTCAAGGTGACAGGAAAGCAGCTGGACCAAGTTCGCATCGTCGTCAATGGTCTGGGTGCCGCAGGTACGGCCTGTTGCCGCATCTTGCTGGCTGCCGGGGCGACGCATCTGCTGGGCTGTGACAAGGAGGGCATCATTCTCTACGGAGAAGCCGAGCAACTCCGCGCCTGCCGAACGGATCTTCGTGCCTGTTTGACCCGAGATCGCCCAAGAGGGACGCTGCGCCAGGCGCTGAAAGGGGCCGATGTCTTTATCGGCCTCTCGGTGGGGAATGTGCTCACCGCCGATGATCTCGATCTCATGGCGCCCAGCTCGGTCGTCTTCGCGCTGGCCAATCCAGATCCGGAAGTTTCGCCGGAGCTTGGGGTCTCTCATGCCGCAATTTTTGCGACGGGGCGGTCCGATTATCCCAACCAGATCAACAATGCATTGGCATTTCCAGGAATATTTCGGGGCGCGCTCGACGTGCAAACCAGCGAGATCAACGAAACCATGAAATTGGCTGCAGCCCAAGCCATCGCCAACGTCATTCCCGAGAACACGTTGAGCGAAGATTATATTATTCCCAGTGTCTTTGACAAAGACGTCGTCCCTCGTGTTGCGCGAGCTGTCGCTGCAGCCGCTCGTGCCACCGGAGTCGCTAGAAGACGAGCCAAACCAGACGATCCAACTGAACTCGAGTAG
- a CDS encoding Ribonuclease D, producing the protein MTIPTPHHYITSSTGLSELCEQLKDSPRLALDTEFVGEDSFVPKLELIQVATERTAAIIDFPAVQSNEALDMFWEIVCDPGVEKVVHAGRQDLDLFAVHAGQIPKPFFDTQIAAAMVGFGSQVAYANLVQRVHGKKLDKAHTFTNWSARPLSHEQLAYALDDVTFLLAIHDHLHSRLSKLGRLPWAHEEFARLEGVVSETRREPQERYQRIRGWDQLKPKSAAILRELAAWREGEAKRRNVPRSRVVRDEVLLQLARHPPRQMDELRKVRGLHSSEADRNGEILLNIIQAAMALPPSAWPVLSKERKPEPESTGLVELLQALVKACALKAEIAPTLLATTADLQALVDAKTDRAALELPLLRGWRRILVGDVLLNALDGKLAVTVDPDILAVRWSPSAEISDS; encoded by the coding sequence GTGACAATACCCACACCGCATCACTACATTACGAGCTCGACCGGGTTGAGCGAGTTGTGCGAGCAACTGAAAGATAGCCCGCGGTTGGCATTAGATACGGAATTCGTAGGCGAAGATAGCTTCGTGCCGAAGCTTGAGCTGATTCAAGTCGCAACGGAACGCACGGCCGCCATCATCGATTTTCCAGCCGTCCAATCGAATGAAGCGCTGGATATGTTCTGGGAGATCGTCTGTGATCCGGGAGTCGAAAAAGTGGTGCACGCGGGGCGGCAAGATCTCGATCTGTTTGCGGTCCATGCCGGACAGATCCCCAAACCCTTTTTCGATACTCAGATCGCCGCCGCGATGGTGGGGTTCGGCTCCCAGGTCGCCTATGCCAATCTGGTTCAACGAGTGCATGGGAAGAAGTTGGATAAGGCGCATACCTTTACGAATTGGAGTGCCCGCCCGCTGTCTCATGAGCAACTCGCCTACGCGCTGGATGATGTGACCTTTCTGTTGGCAATTCATGATCATTTACACAGCCGGTTGTCGAAGCTTGGACGGCTGCCATGGGCGCACGAAGAGTTCGCTCGCCTTGAGGGGGTTGTCAGCGAGACTCGGCGCGAGCCGCAAGAGCGCTATCAACGTATCCGAGGGTGGGATCAGCTCAAGCCGAAGTCGGCTGCGATTCTTCGTGAACTTGCGGCCTGGCGGGAAGGGGAAGCGAAACGTCGAAATGTCCCTCGCAGTCGGGTCGTTCGGGATGAAGTCCTGCTCCAGCTGGCACGGCATCCCCCGAGACAGATGGACGAATTGCGCAAAGTGAGAGGCCTCCATAGCTCGGAGGCGGATCGCAACGGAGAGATTCTGTTAAACATCATCCAAGCGGCCATGGCGCTTCCTCCCTCTGCCTGGCCCGTGCTCTCGAAAGAGCGCAAACCGGAACCGGAGTCTACCGGGCTGGTCGAACTCCTGCAGGCGCTCGTGAAGGCGTGCGCTCTCAAAGCAGAGATCGCGCCGACTCTGCTGGCAACGACAGCAGACTTGCAGGCATTGGTCGATGCCAAAACCGATCGCGCTGCTCTGGAGCTCCCACTTCTGCGAGGATGGCGTCGCATCCTCGTTGGAGATGTCCTGCTTAACGCGCTGGATGGAAAACTGGCCGTGACGGTCGATCCGGACATCCTGGCCGTTCGGTGGTCACCTTCGGCCGAAATATCAGACTCCTAA
- a CDS encoding hypothetical protein (conserved exported protein of unknown function), whose protein sequence is MLRSLFIVFGVLLASPVHAASPLAAQVCSLLTVPTLSTLQSSKGTGEGCAWQWPDAQALSVYVHIQQQDETVDAMKQIMEANLQNPVFKKAPFPVCTGGDMVVGDFKNGRGPGGVGYTKCSGFVLTFGFQGTEAHKYLPIVAKKLTGTTFSR, encoded by the coding sequence ATGCTGCGGTCTCTGTTCATCGTTTTCGGAGTTCTCTTGGCATCCCCAGTCCATGCGGCAAGCCCTCTGGCAGCTCAAGTCTGTAGTCTGCTGACAGTCCCTACCTTATCGACTCTCCAGTCAAGCAAAGGGACCGGAGAAGGCTGCGCTTGGCAATGGCCGGATGCTCAGGCGCTGTCGGTCTATGTCCATATCCAGCAGCAAGATGAAACGGTGGATGCGATGAAACAGATCATGGAAGCGAATTTACAGAATCCGGTCTTCAAGAAAGCCCCCTTCCCCGTCTGCACGGGAGGCGACATGGTGGTGGGGGATTTCAAGAACGGACGTGGCCCCGGTGGAGTGGGATACACAAAATGCTCTGGGTTTGTATTGACGTTCGGCTTCCAAGGGACGGAGGCTCACAAATATCTCCCCATCGTCGCAAAGAAACTCACCGGCACAACCTTCAGTCGCTGA
- a CDS encoding hypothetical protein (conserved protein of unknown function): MPWVGTSSAGQFACTTASERTLKDLRIKRKGQPVFVLGHVLARQEQEAIFEVFNDRLAVVKFHDGGLVGYDPRELLLPTDIDEHGVPYFEIRPCRSCEILFPLTMEECDSDQEPDRCPDCMM, encoded by the coding sequence ATGCCGTGGGTCGGAACCAGCTCAGCCGGTCAATTTGCCTGCACCACCGCCTCGGAGCGGACCCTGAAGGACCTTCGTATCAAACGTAAGGGACAGCCGGTTTTTGTGCTCGGCCATGTTCTTGCGCGCCAGGAGCAAGAAGCTATCTTCGAGGTTTTTAACGACCGCCTTGCTGTGGTGAAGTTCCATGACGGAGGGCTTGTAGGCTACGATCCGCGCGAGCTTCTGCTTCCGACGGACATCGATGAGCATGGTGTTCCCTATTTCGAAATTCGACCCTGCCGATCCTGCGAGATATTGTTCCCGTTGACGATGGAGGAATGCGATTCAGACCAGGAACCCGATCGTTGTCCGGACTGCATGATGTGA
- a CDS encoding hypothetical protein (conserved protein of unknown function) — MKTLSYSLMTVGILLVLGGVVAVFNFDQPADLFSLVWWMIVGGWCLALVGIGIDIIHLFRMAGGEGAQMFQSEDTSAKGVEEEATRI; from the coding sequence ATGAAAACTCTCAGTTATTCGCTGATGACGGTCGGGATTCTGCTCGTTCTCGGGGGTGTCGTTGCCGTGTTCAACTTCGACCAACCGGCAGACTTGTTTTCATTGGTTTGGTGGATGATTGTCGGGGGGTGGTGCCTTGCTTTGGTCGGTATAGGGATAGACATCATACATTTGTTCAGGATGGCCGGAGGCGAAGGGGCACAGATGTTCCAATCAGAGGATACGAGCGCAAAAGGTGTCGAGGAAGAAGCGACTCGA
- a CDS encoding Heat shock protein, Hsp20 family: MALVRWDPFRELEEVSDRLNRMFARPATRSSNGKETMIVADWTPSVDISETEGEYQIKAEIPDVKKEDVKVTLEDGVLTIQGERKHEKEEKGKKYHRIERSYGSFVRTFSLPDVIDDDKVKAEFKDGVLNLHLPKSEKAKPKAIEVKVA, translated from the coding sequence ATGGCACTGGTACGATGGGATCCGTTTCGAGAGTTGGAGGAAGTTTCAGATCGGTTGAATCGCATGTTTGCGCGTCCGGCGACACGGTCGTCCAACGGCAAGGAGACTATGATTGTCGCGGATTGGACGCCCTCCGTCGATATCAGTGAAACGGAAGGGGAATACCAGATCAAGGCTGAGATCCCTGATGTGAAGAAAGAGGACGTGAAAGTCACACTGGAAGATGGGGTCCTTACGATTCAGGGAGAGCGCAAGCACGAGAAGGAAGAGAAGGGGAAGAAGTATCATCGGATCGAGCGATCGTACGGTAGTTTCGTTCGAACCTTCTCTTTGCCCGATGTGATTGACGACGACAAGGTGAAGGCCGAGTTCAAGGATGGAGTCCTCAATCTCCATCTGCCGAAGTCGGAGAAGGCGAAACCAAAGGCCATCGAAGTAAAGGTGGCGTAA
- a CDS encoding Arsenate reductase, producing the protein MADITIYHKPTCTTCRQAVQLLKESGQSFTAINYYERAFTKTQLKAILKKAGLSPRDVLRTKEDIYQELGLGKKQLSDDQLLDMMVQHPDLIQRPIVEKGDQAMLARPADSIKKLL; encoded by the coding sequence ATGGCGGATATCACGATCTATCACAAACCAACCTGTACGACATGTCGACAAGCAGTCCAGCTGCTCAAAGAGAGCGGCCAATCCTTTACGGCAATCAACTATTATGAACGCGCATTTACCAAGACGCAGCTCAAAGCGATTCTGAAGAAGGCCGGCTTGTCCCCTCGAGACGTGCTCCGAACTAAAGAAGACATCTACCAGGAGCTCGGTTTGGGGAAGAAACAACTCTCCGATGACCAGCTCCTCGATATGATGGTCCAGCACCCGGACCTTATTCAACGGCCGATTGTCGAAAAGGGCGACCAGGCGATGCTTGCGAGGCCTGCCGATTCGATCAAGAAACTCCTCTAG
- a CDS encoding hypothetical protein (conserved protein of unknown function) — MPFSTAKFLKFRSGMQKRIASLRSKTEDSLECAVETMMEDRVDGFFQVEHGLEEIIKSLIEIEEELEVIRDLSGAMRLESRLEFVEDRWDEFDSEIRERPRRRRKRVSLADMLKAASGSGGLSENPTTVNNAVDAYAIMGVEFGSSLADVTAAFRNKAKQLHPDSNNGDRSSEPELRRMLEAYQFLKEYLSLSNTEPMRPPDRPYSPSE; from the coding sequence ATGCCATTTTCAACGGCAAAATTTCTCAAATTTCGCAGCGGGATGCAAAAGCGGATTGCTTCCCTACGATCGAAAACCGAAGACAGTTTGGAATGTGCCGTCGAGACGATGATGGAAGACCGGGTCGATGGGTTTTTTCAGGTCGAACATGGACTGGAGGAGATCATTAAGTCGCTGATCGAAATCGAAGAAGAATTGGAAGTGATCCGCGACCTGAGCGGTGCCATGCGACTCGAGTCTCGGTTGGAGTTCGTGGAAGACCGTTGGGACGAGTTCGACAGCGAAATTCGCGAACGCCCGCGACGTCGGCGGAAACGAGTCAGTCTTGCGGACATGCTGAAGGCCGCCAGTGGGAGTGGCGGCTTATCGGAGAATCCCACGACCGTGAACAATGCGGTGGACGCCTACGCCATCATGGGGGTGGAGTTCGGTAGTTCTCTCGCTGATGTCACGGCGGCCTTCCGCAACAAAGCCAAGCAACTCCATCCTGATTCGAACAACGGCGACCGGAGTTCAGAGCCTGAGCTCCGCCGGATGCTGGAAGCGTATCAGTTTCTCAAAGAATATCTCAGCCTCAGCAACACGGAACCGATGCGACCTCCCGATCGACCCTATTCCCCTTCTGAGTAA
- a CDS encoding hypothetical protein (conserved protein of unknown function) gives MFNAVRETWMRRAGVIVCFLVLTVEFLGPSLVMADDGVVAFAVVSEDPKDTARVPARIAIDGTVSQMRLLASEQILSNLIWKKLEICHALKLEGHKSQDGFHVLSVRAIDAAMLPMVLQGFAGDCLLRKALEIAPFVD, from the coding sequence ATGTTCAATGCGGTACGAGAGACGTGGATGCGACGAGCAGGCGTCATCGTCTGCTTTCTGGTTTTAACGGTGGAATTCCTCGGGCCGTCTCTCGTCATGGCCGACGATGGTGTTGTGGCCTTCGCAGTGGTCAGCGAGGATCCCAAGGATACGGCGCGAGTACCAGCCAGAATCGCCATCGACGGGACGGTTTCACAAATGAGATTGCTGGCGTCGGAACAGATTCTTTCCAACCTGATTTGGAAGAAACTGGAAATCTGCCACGCGCTCAAGCTGGAAGGGCACAAGTCTCAAGACGGATTCCACGTCCTGTCGGTTCGGGCCATTGATGCCGCCATGTTACCGATGGTGTTGCAGGGATTTGCCGGAGATTGTCTGCTACGAAAGGCCTTGGAGATCGCGCCCTTTGTCGATTGA